Proteins co-encoded in one Fervidobacterium gondwanense DSM 13020 genomic window:
- the atoD gene encoding acetate CoA-transferase subunit alpha, translated as MKIISFDEAVEYIKPGSTVMIGGFLGVGTPEGIIDKVVEKKIGELTVIANDTAFEDRGVGKLVKNKLCKKVIVSHIGTNPETQRQMIAGELEVELVPQGTLAERVRAGGAGLGGILTPTGVGTIVENGKQVIEIEGKKYLLELPLKADVALIKAKKCDYYGNLVYNLTATNFNPLMALAAEIVIVEVEEIVPVGSIPPDEVKTPGVLVDYVVVSGVK; from the coding sequence TTGAAAATCATATCGTTCGATGAAGCAGTTGAATATATAAAGCCTGGTTCTACAGTGATGATAGGTGGATTCTTAGGTGTTGGAACACCTGAAGGGATAATCGATAAAGTTGTCGAGAAGAAGATTGGAGAGTTGACCGTTATAGCAAACGACACGGCATTTGAAGACAGAGGCGTTGGCAAGCTCGTAAAGAATAAACTGTGCAAGAAGGTCATAGTCTCACACATCGGAACTAACCCAGAAACGCAACGACAGATGATCGCTGGAGAGTTGGAAGTAGAACTCGTACCACAGGGCACATTGGCTGAACGTGTGCGCGCTGGTGGTGCAGGTCTTGGTGGAATTCTGACTCCAACAGGTGTTGGAACTATTGTTGAGAATGGAAAGCAGGTCATAGAGATAGAGGGTAAGAAATATCTGCTCGAATTGCCGCTCAAAGCTGATGTTGCATTGATAAAGGCAAAGAAGTGCGATTATTATGGAAATCTCGTCTACAACCTTACCGCAACCAATTTCAACCCACTTATGGCACTCGCGGCAGAGATTGTTATCGTTGAAGTTGAAGAGATAGTCCCGGTAGGTTCGATTCCACCTGATGAGGTCAAAACACCAGGTGTACTTGTTGACTATGTCGTAGTATCGGGGGTGAAGTGA
- a CDS encoding 3-oxoacid CoA-transferase subunit B, whose protein sequence is MPVDPKEKIAKRVAMELSEGDLVNLGIGLPTLVANYIPKGVHVFFQSENGIIGMGPEPEKGFENKDLTNAGAGFITALPGAMTFDSAFSFAIIRGGHLDVTVLGGLQVDEEGHLANWMIPGKMIPGMGGAMDLVTGAKKVIVAMTHTAKGEPKILKKCTLPLTSVRRVDLIVTELAVIRPTDEGLVLEEIAEETTLEEVLKLTEARLIVSKDLKKF, encoded by the coding sequence ATGCCAGTAGATCCAAAAGAAAAGATTGCTAAGAGAGTTGCCATGGAACTTTCAGAAGGAGACCTTGTAAATTTAGGAATTGGTTTGCCAACGTTGGTGGCGAATTACATACCAAAGGGTGTACACGTCTTCTTCCAAAGTGAAAACGGAATAATCGGAATGGGTCCTGAACCGGAGAAAGGATTTGAGAATAAAGACTTGACGAATGCGGGTGCGGGGTTTATTACAGCACTCCCAGGAGCTATGACCTTTGACAGCGCATTTTCATTTGCAATTATCCGCGGTGGGCATTTGGACGTAACTGTGCTTGGTGGATTGCAGGTTGATGAGGAAGGACACCTCGCAAACTGGATGATTCCTGGTAAGATGATACCGGGTATGGGCGGTGCAATGGACCTTGTAACAGGTGCAAAGAAGGTAATAGTAGCGATGACCCATACGGCAAAGGGGGAACCGAAAATATTGAAAAAATGCACGCTTCCTCTCACATCAGTTAGGAGAGTTGACTTAATAGTGACAGAACTTGCCGTTATAAGACCAACAGACGAGGGACTTGTCTTGGAAGAAATTGCAGAAGAAACAACACTTGAAGAAGTTTTGAAACTCACAGAAGCAAGATTAATCGTATCGAAAGATCTTAAGAAATTCTAA
- a CDS encoding 3-keto-5-aminohexanoate cleavage protein, producing the protein MEKLIITVAVTGAEVTKQQQPNLPVTPDEIAQEVYRCWQAGASIAHIHARMPDGTPTQSKEVYAEIKKKIQEKCDIIIQFSTGGAVWHKPEERIQCLDALPEMATLSAGSCNFGDDVFMNSPSFMELLAKRMKELGIRPEIEVFEPGMIENALRLVKKGLLELPLHFDFVLGVPGAMTGNIEDLVFLVHKLPAGCTWSVAGIGRYELPLAVHSILMGGHVRVGFEDNIYYRKGELATSNAQLVERVVRIAKEVGREIATPQEARKILGITK; encoded by the coding sequence ATGGAAAAGCTGATAATCACGGTTGCTGTTACCGGTGCTGAGGTAACAAAGCAGCAACAGCCAAATCTTCCGGTAACGCCCGATGAAATAGCACAGGAAGTATACAGATGCTGGCAAGCGGGTGCATCGATTGCACATATACACGCAAGAATGCCGGACGGCACGCCAACGCAATCTAAAGAAGTGTACGCTGAGATAAAGAAGAAAATACAGGAGAAGTGCGACATTATAATCCAATTCTCAACAGGCGGAGCAGTCTGGCACAAACCTGAAGAGAGAATACAGTGCCTCGATGCCTTGCCAGAAATGGCGACGTTATCTGCCGGTTCTTGTAACTTTGGTGACGACGTGTTTATGAACTCACCTTCTTTTATGGAATTGCTCGCCAAAAGAATGAAAGAGCTTGGAATAAGACCAGAGATTGAAGTCTTCGAACCGGGAATGATAGAAAATGCCTTGAGACTTGTAAAAAAAGGATTATTAGAATTACCTCTTCATTTTGACTTCGTTCTCGGAGTCCCTGGTGCGATGACTGGTAACATCGAAGATTTAGTGTTTTTGGTGCATAAACTACCTGCCGGGTGCACCTGGTCAGTCGCAGGAATAGGCAGATACGAACTTCCTTTAGCAGTACATTCAATACTTATGGGTGGACACGTTAGAGTTGGTTTTGAGGACAATATCTACTACAGAAAAGGCGAACTCGCTACAAGCAACGCACAGCTTGTTGAGAGAGTAGTGAGGATTGCAAAAGAAGTCGGAAGGGAAATTGCAACACCGCAGGAAGCAAGGAAAATTCTTGGAATTACCAAATGA
- a CDS encoding hotdog domain-containing protein produces MDLPKAIIRVRMSQADAHYGGNLVDGAKMLQLFGDVATELLIRFDGDEGLFRAYDSVEFLAPVYAGDYIEARGEIIEVGRTSRKMKFEAYKVIRSRPDINDSAAEVLEEPILVCRASGTCVVPKDKQRYKHEEQ; encoded by the coding sequence ATGGATTTGCCAAAAGCAATCATTAGGGTTCGAATGAGCCAAGCAGATGCTCATTATGGCGGAAATCTTGTAGACGGTGCGAAGATGCTCCAGCTCTTTGGAGATGTTGCTACTGAATTATTGATTAGATTCGATGGGGACGAGGGACTTTTCAGGGCATACGACAGTGTGGAATTCCTCGCACCAGTTTATGCGGGAGATTACATAGAAGCACGTGGTGAAATCATCGAAGTAGGTAGAACTTCGCGAAAGATGAAATTTGAAGCTTACAAAGTGATAAGGTCGAGACCTGACATAAACGATAGTGCAGCCGAGGTTTTGGAAGAACCAATTCTTGTGTGCAGAGCAAGTGGTACTTGCGTTGTTCCTAAAGATAAGCAAAGGTACAAACACGAAGAACAATAG